From Micromonospora nigra, one genomic window encodes:
- the rlmB gene encoding 23S rRNA (guanosine(2251)-2'-O)-methyltransferase RlmB, with the protein MAGNSQRRGRRLTPKAGAPKGSGGKNKDSLTGRGRTLPADERPWHKAYSGTEKLPQRTAWKQDKERRAAAEEGRSPKIGKPGTKDTTWGKGTKGAVPARSAGGGRGRPAAGRGGPRVAPGRKSNPARDTPELLVGRNPVLESLRAAVPATALYTAQGIDMDDRVNEIVRTAADRGIAILEISRAELDRMTGGVLHQGVGLQVPPFAYEPFEDLLAAALEQSAPLLVALDGVTDPRNLGAVIRSAAAFGAQGVFVPERRAAGITATAWRTSAGAAARVPVAQVTNLTRSLKACRDAGFVVVGLDADGDTELYDLEAAVGPLVVVVGSEGRGLSRLVGETCDLTVSIPMVSEVESLNASVAAAVTLAEVARRRAVEG; encoded by the coding sequence ATGGCCGGCAACTCGCAGCGCCGTGGCCGGCGACTGACGCCGAAGGCGGGTGCCCCGAAGGGCTCCGGTGGCAAGAACAAGGACTCCCTCACCGGCCGGGGCAGGACGTTGCCCGCCGACGAGCGGCCGTGGCACAAGGCGTACTCGGGCACCGAGAAGTTGCCCCAGCGCACGGCCTGGAAGCAGGACAAGGAGCGCCGCGCCGCCGCCGAGGAGGGGCGGAGCCCCAAGATCGGTAAGCCGGGCACCAAGGACACCACCTGGGGCAAGGGCACCAAGGGGGCGGTTCCGGCCCGGAGCGCGGGTGGCGGTCGCGGCAGGCCGGCCGCCGGCCGGGGAGGCCCCCGGGTGGCGCCGGGCCGCAAGTCCAACCCGGCCAGGGACACGCCGGAGCTGCTGGTGGGGCGCAACCCGGTCCTGGAGTCGCTGCGGGCCGCGGTGCCCGCGACCGCGCTCTACACCGCCCAGGGCATCGACATGGACGACCGGGTCAACGAGATCGTCCGGACGGCCGCCGACCGGGGCATCGCCATCCTGGAGATCAGCCGGGCCGAGCTGGACCGGATGACCGGCGGCGTGCTGCACCAGGGTGTCGGCCTCCAGGTGCCGCCGTTCGCCTACGAGCCGTTCGAGGACCTGCTCGCCGCCGCACTGGAGCAGAGCGCCCCGCTGCTGGTGGCGCTGGACGGGGTCACCGATCCGCGCAACCTGGGTGCGGTGATCCGGTCGGCCGCCGCGTTCGGTGCGCAGGGGGTCTTCGTACCGGAGCGGCGGGCCGCCGGGATCACGGCGACCGCCTGGCGGACCAGTGCCGGCGCGGCCGCCCGGGTGCCCGTCGCCCAGGTGACCAACCTGACCCGGTCGTTGAAGGCATGCCGGGACGCGGGTTTCGTGGTGGTCGGCCTGGACGCCGACGGCGACACCGAGCTGTACGACCTGGAGGCCGCCGTCGGCCCGCTGGTCGTGGTGGTCGGCTCCGAGGGGCGGGGGCTGTCGCGTCTGGTCGGCGAGACCTGCGACCTGACCGTCAGCATTCCGATGGTCTCCGAGGTGGAGTCGCTCAACGCGAGCGTGGCCGCCGCGGTGACCCTCGCGGAGGTGGCCCGGCGTCGGGCCGTCGAGGGCTGA
- a CDS encoding ABC transporter ATP-binding protein: MATVTYAKASRVYPGTERPAVNQLDLQIGDGEFLVLVGPSGCGKSTSLRMLAGLEDVDDGAIYIDDRDVTHLPPKARDIAMVFQNYALYPHMSVYENMAFALKLRKTPKSEIDRRVKEAATLLQLEEYLSRKPKALSGGQRQRVAMGRAIVREPQVFLMDEPLSNLDAKLRVQTRTQIASLQAKLGITTVYVTHDQVEAMTMGHRVAVMLDGVLQQVDTPRTLYDTPSNVFVAGFIGSPAMNIKTVPLTERGAAFAEMSIPLTREQTEAARAEGGNDKVTVGFRPEDCDIVGPSEGGMPVVVELVEDLGSDANIYGHAALEGSSERFVVRTDRRTMPRMGDTVFVRPQPGQSHVFNAASGKRI; encoded by the coding sequence ATGGCTACGGTCACCTACGCCAAGGCGTCCCGGGTCTACCCCGGCACCGAGCGCCCGGCGGTCAACCAGCTCGACCTCCAGATCGGCGACGGCGAGTTCCTCGTCCTCGTCGGCCCCTCCGGTTGCGGCAAGTCCACCAGCCTGCGCATGCTCGCCGGCCTGGAGGACGTCGACGACGGCGCGATCTACATCGACGACCGGGACGTCACCCACCTGCCGCCGAAGGCCCGCGACATCGCGATGGTCTTCCAGAACTACGCCCTCTACCCGCACATGTCGGTGTACGAGAACATGGCGTTCGCGCTGAAGCTGCGCAAGACCCCCAAGTCGGAGATCGACCGGCGGGTCAAGGAGGCGGCGACCCTCCTCCAGTTGGAGGAGTACCTCAGCCGCAAGCCCAAGGCGCTCTCCGGCGGTCAGCGCCAGCGGGTCGCGATGGGGCGGGCCATCGTCCGGGAGCCGCAGGTCTTCCTCATGGACGAGCCGCTGTCGAACCTCGACGCGAAGCTGCGGGTGCAGACCCGTACCCAGATCGCCTCGCTGCAGGCCAAGCTCGGCATCACCACCGTCTACGTGACCCACGACCAGGTCGAGGCCATGACCATGGGCCACCGGGTCGCGGTCATGCTCGACGGCGTCCTCCAGCAGGTGGACACCCCCCGGACGCTCTACGACACCCCGTCCAACGTCTTCGTCGCCGGCTTCATCGGCTCCCCCGCGATGAACATCAAGACCGTTCCGCTGACCGAGCGGGGCGCGGCGTTCGCCGAGATGTCCATCCCGCTGACCCGCGAGCAGACCGAGGCGGCCCGCGCCGAGGGCGGTAACGACAAGGTTACCGTGGGCTTCCGTCCGGAGGACTGCGACATCGTCGGCCCGTCCGAGGGCGGCATGCCCGTCGTGGTCGAGCTGGTCGAGGACCTGGGTTCCGACGCCAACATCTACGGCCACGCCGCGCTGGAGGGCTCGTCGGAGCGGTTCGTGGTGCGCACCGACCGGCGCACCATGCCGAGAATGGGTGACACCGTCTTCGTCCGGCCGCAGCCGGGCCAGAGCCACGTGTTCAACGCCGCCAGCGGCAAGCGGATCTGA
- a CDS encoding FAD-dependent oxidoreductase has translation MALSQVVGRLIGVREHEVDPGGGGAPRVPRPVGAVVVGGGIAGMSAAVVLAERGVDVTVLEAASTLGGRLGAWPEVLADGTRQHNEHGFHAFFRQYYNWRSVLRRVDPGLGFLRPVPGYPILSADWPTEEFGRLPPAPPANLLALLARSPSLRLGDLRGMDRDAALPLLTYHPERTYAEFDDVTADELLTSLRLPDRARAMLFEVFSHSFFNHEAEMSAAEMIAQFHFYLLGNPEGLAFDCPDDDYATTIWEPLTRYLEKHGGRVVTAATATALRRNGDGWRVVTADGSYAARHVVLAVDPPALAALVAASPGLAEAAPELAARMPAFGRPGPPYAVVRLWCDGDVDADRAVFSGVSRQPTLDSVTLYHRLENSSRRWAGRTGGSVVELHAYACDPGVSAEELAERMRAELCTLWPEAAKLRVRELRARVEAQAPAFTPGSHARRPGVRTDADGLYLAGDGIRTQFPSALMERSAATGIIAANHILRAEGGAAEPVRSIRPTGLLARRSTARR, from the coding sequence ATGGCGCTGTCGCAGGTGGTGGGTCGGCTCATCGGCGTACGCGAGCACGAGGTGGACCCCGGCGGTGGGGGTGCCCCCCGCGTGCCGCGCCCGGTCGGGGCCGTGGTCGTCGGCGGCGGGATCGCCGGGATGTCGGCGGCCGTGGTGCTCGCCGAGCGCGGCGTCGACGTGACCGTGCTGGAGGCCGCGTCCACCCTCGGCGGCCGGCTCGGCGCCTGGCCGGAGGTTCTGGCGGACGGCACCCGACAGCACAACGAGCACGGCTTCCACGCGTTCTTCCGGCAGTACTACAACTGGCGGTCGGTGCTGCGCCGCGTCGACCCCGGCCTGGGTTTCCTCAGGCCGGTCCCCGGCTATCCGATCCTGTCCGCCGACTGGCCGACGGAGGAGTTCGGCAGGCTGCCCCCGGCCCCACCCGCGAACCTGCTGGCGCTGCTGGCCCGCAGCCCCAGCCTGCGCCTGGGCGACCTGCGCGGAATGGACCGCGACGCCGCCCTGCCGCTGCTCACCTACCACCCGGAGCGCACCTACGCCGAGTTCGACGACGTCACCGCCGACGAACTGCTCACCTCGCTGCGGCTGCCCGACCGGGCCCGGGCGATGCTGTTCGAGGTCTTCTCACACTCGTTCTTCAACCACGAGGCGGAGATGTCGGCCGCCGAGATGATCGCCCAGTTCCACTTCTATCTGCTGGGTAACCCGGAGGGGCTGGCCTTCGACTGTCCCGACGACGACTACGCCACCACCATCTGGGAGCCGTTGACCCGCTACCTGGAGAAGCACGGCGGCCGGGTCGTCACCGCCGCCACCGCCACGGCCCTGCGCCGCAACGGCGACGGCTGGCGGGTGGTCACCGCCGACGGGTCGTACGCGGCCCGGCACGTGGTGCTCGCCGTGGATCCGCCCGCGCTCGCCGCGCTGGTCGCGGCCTCGCCCGGACTCGCCGAGGCCGCCCCCGAACTGGCGGCGCGGATGCCCGCGTTCGGTCGGCCCGGCCCGCCGTACGCGGTGGTCCGCCTCTGGTGCGACGGGGACGTCGACGCCGACCGGGCCGTGTTCAGCGGGGTGTCCCGGCAACCCACCCTGGACTCGGTGACGCTCTACCACCGGTTGGAGAACTCCTCCCGCCGCTGGGCCGGGCGCACCGGCGGTTCCGTGGTGGAGCTGCACGCGTACGCCTGCGACCCCGGCGTGTCCGCCGAGGAGCTGGCCGAGCGGATGCGCGCCGAGCTGTGCACGCTCTGGCCGGAGGCGGCGAAACTGCGGGTACGCGAGCTGCGCGCCCGGGTCGAGGCCCAGGCCCCGGCGTTCACTCCCGGCAGCCACGCCCGGCGACCCGGGGTACGCACCGACGCCGACGGGCTCTACCTGGCCGGCGACGGCATCCGCACGCAGTTCCCCAGCGCGCTGATGGAACGCTCGGCGGCGACCGGCATCATCGCGGCGAACCACATCCTGCGGGCCGAGGGCGGGGCGGCGGAGCCCGTGCGTTCGATCCGTCCGACCGGCCTGCTCGCCCGACGCTCGACGGCGCGCCGCTGA
- a CDS encoding VOC family protein: protein MLLEKPGPPALDPETAEQVRELLTKGALSGWLCLTTGDAQKAYDDLVAKGVDVVDEPTERPYGIDFGIRDPFGNRIRIGQIHPRS from the coding sequence ATCCTGCTGGAGAAGCCGGGCCCGCCGGCCCTGGACCCGGAGACCGCCGAGCAGGTCCGCGAACTTCTCACCAAGGGCGCGCTCAGCGGATGGCTCTGCCTGACCACCGGCGACGCCCAGAAGGCGTACGACGACCTGGTCGCCAAGGGCGTCGACGTCGTCGACGAGCCGACCGAGCGACCGTACGGGATCGACTTCGGCATCCGTGACCCGTTCGGCAACCGGATCCGGATCGGCCAGATCCACCCCCGGAGTTGA
- a CDS encoding potassium channel family protein, whose protein sequence is MRRMAEPLLDRALRAGRRLRPNGDPRAHVVICGQDALAYWVLRSLLAGGAVRPRITLIVPERRSSSGPDGRDVDGIEVVLADRLDERTFRRAGLAGADALALLHQDDVGNMQAALCAQEVEPGLRLVVRMFNTGLANGVRQIFPDSAVLSDASMAAPAFVAAALGEVAPTHFRHAGRTLYLARREDVRPGEVVCGVADTRDPQQELVLPADEGSADVVLAEATGRPPGTELAARRLRRARRRRRPVAMVLRAVRSFATRKIGVAVLVLLAVIGALGGLYGTAAHVGWADAIYLTLVTTLTGQDPDVAKSTGEQIMQVVLNLAGLALIPLITAVVVDGVVNARLALHTGRILPERSGHVVVVGLGNIGMRVMAQLNDFGVEVVAIDKDPDARGAGLARRLGVPLVVGDAALEETLRAASVATCQALVVVSTDDGANLRTALNARILDQELRVVLRLFDGDFAERIQRAFGIGTSRSVSYLAAPAFAAALLDRAVIATIPVGRHALLVTEVHVAAGSALDGRPLAAVRRPGSVRLLAHARAGQRGDWSPDDRLVIVAGDRLTVVARRAGLNALLREAGPPPAPAPAAGAPVPRVAEE, encoded by the coding sequence ATGCGGCGCATGGCGGAGCCGTTGCTCGACCGGGCCTTGCGTGCCGGCCGCCGGCTGCGCCCCAACGGCGACCCCCGGGCCCACGTCGTGATCTGCGGGCAGGACGCGCTCGCGTACTGGGTGCTGCGGTCGCTGCTCGCCGGCGGGGCCGTACGTCCCCGGATCACCCTGATCGTGCCGGAGCGTCGTTCCTCGTCCGGCCCCGACGGGCGGGACGTCGACGGCATCGAGGTGGTGCTGGCCGACCGCCTCGACGAGCGCACCTTCCGTCGGGCGGGGCTGGCCGGCGCCGACGCGTTGGCCCTGCTGCACCAGGACGACGTGGGCAACATGCAGGCCGCGCTGTGTGCCCAGGAGGTGGAGCCCGGGCTGCGTCTGGTGGTGCGGATGTTCAACACGGGTCTGGCCAACGGGGTGCGGCAGATCTTCCCCGACTCGGCGGTGCTGTCGGACGCCTCGATGGCCGCCCCGGCGTTCGTGGCCGCCGCGCTCGGTGAGGTGGCCCCCACCCACTTCCGGCACGCCGGGCGCACCCTGTACCTGGCCCGCCGGGAGGACGTCAGACCCGGTGAGGTCGTCTGCGGGGTCGCCGACACCCGCGATCCGCAGCAGGAACTGGTGCTGCCCGCCGACGAGGGCTCCGCCGACGTGGTGCTCGCCGAGGCCACCGGCCGGCCACCCGGCACCGAGCTGGCCGCGCGTCGCCTGCGCCGGGCCCGACGCAGGCGGCGTCCGGTGGCGATGGTGCTGCGGGCGGTCCGCAGCTTCGCCACCCGGAAGATCGGCGTGGCGGTGCTGGTGCTGCTCGCCGTGATCGGGGCGCTCGGCGGCCTGTACGGCACGGCCGCGCACGTCGGCTGGGCCGACGCGATCTACCTGACCCTGGTCACCACGCTCACCGGGCAGGACCCGGACGTGGCCAAGTCGACCGGCGAGCAGATCATGCAGGTGGTGCTGAACCTCGCCGGCCTGGCCCTGATCCCGCTGATCACGGCGGTGGTGGTCGACGGGGTGGTGAACGCCCGACTGGCCCTGCACACCGGGCGCATCCTGCCGGAACGCTCGGGGCACGTGGTGGTCGTCGGGCTGGGCAACATCGGGATGCGGGTGATGGCGCAGCTCAACGACTTCGGCGTCGAGGTGGTGGCGATCGACAAGGATCCCGACGCGCGGGGCGCAGGGCTGGCGCGGCGGCTGGGCGTACCGCTGGTGGTGGGTGACGCGGCGCTGGAGGAGACCCTGCGGGCCGCCTCCGTCGCCACCTGCCAGGCGCTGGTGGTGGTGTCGACCGACGACGGGGCGAACCTACGCACGGCGTTGAACGCCCGGATCCTCGACCAGGAGCTGCGGGTGGTGCTGCGGCTGTTCGACGGCGACTTCGCCGAGCGGATCCAGCGGGCCTTCGGCATCGGCACCTCGCGCAGCGTGTCCTACCTCGCCGCGCCCGCGTTCGCCGCCGCCCTGCTGGACCGGGCGGTGATCGCCACCATCCCCGTGGGCCGGCACGCGCTGCTGGTGACCGAGGTGCACGTGGCCGCCGGGTCGGCGCTGGACGGCCGCCCGTTGGCCGCCGTCCGTCGGCCGGGCAGCGTGCGGCTGCTGGCGCACGCCCGCGCGGGGCAGCGCGGCGACTGGTCGCCCGACGACCGCCTGGTGATCGTCGCCGGTGATCGCCTCACCGTGGTGGCGCGCCGCGCCGGGCTGAACGCCCTGCTCCGCGAGGCGGGCCCGCCCCCGGCGCCGGCCCCGGCGGCGGGGGCCCCGGTGCCCCGCGTGGCAGAGGAGTAG
- a CDS encoding protealysin inhibitor emfourin codes for MGATVPASTTAASTPTPEVPTPTPTSGTPLVVLSRSGGIAGRGDTVTVHPDGRWIAVDRAGTTRTGTLDAAELDRLRRLVADPELAAEATRSPGPTACRDAFDYRLTVGRTESHWSDCPVDSYRPRVTAEVVELLVRATG; via the coding sequence GTGGGGGCGACCGTCCCCGCGTCCACGACGGCTGCATCCACGCCCACGCCGGAAGTACCCACGCCCACGCCCACGTCGGGCACCCCGCTGGTGGTGCTCTCCCGATCCGGCGGCATCGCGGGTCGGGGCGACACCGTGACGGTGCACCCGGACGGCCGGTGGATCGCCGTGGACCGCGCCGGGACGACCCGCACGGGCACCCTGGACGCCGCCGAGCTGGACCGGCTGCGCCGGCTGGTCGCCGATCCCGAGCTGGCGGCCGAGGCGACCCGGTCGCCGGGCCCGACGGCGTGCCGGGACGCGTTCGACTACCGGCTTACCGTCGGGAGGACGGAGTCACACTGGTCGGACTGCCCCGTCGACTCCTACCGGCCGAGGGTGACCGCCGAGGTGGTCGAGCTGCTGGTGAGGGCCACCGGCTGA
- a CDS encoding MSMEG_6728 family protein: MQTFLPYPDFLASARVLDQKRLGKQRVETIQVLRGLTRPTYGWRNHPAVKMWAGYEEALTRYGLDMCAVWCEPGRADTCAATMTTDLAAACDVDRIRTQPELAAAGELPPWLGRDDLHRSHRSSLLRKDPEHYRPLFGDDEPTDLDYVWPASDRERRCLLPVDD, from the coding sequence ATGCAGACGTTCCTGCCGTACCCGGACTTCCTGGCCAGCGCCCGCGTGCTGGACCAGAAGCGGCTCGGCAAGCAGCGGGTGGAGACCATCCAGGTGCTGCGCGGGTTGACCCGCCCGACGTACGGCTGGCGCAATCATCCGGCGGTGAAGATGTGGGCCGGGTACGAGGAGGCACTGACCCGGTACGGGCTGGACATGTGCGCCGTGTGGTGCGAGCCGGGCCGGGCCGACACCTGCGCGGCCACCATGACCACCGACCTGGCCGCCGCATGCGACGTCGACCGGATCCGCACCCAGCCGGAGCTGGCCGCCGCCGGCGAACTGCCACCCTGGCTCGGCCGCGACGACCTGCACCGCAGCCACCGCTCGTCGCTGCTGCGCAAGGACCCGGAGCACTACCGGCCCCTGTTCGGCGACGACGAGCCGACCGACCTGGACTACGTCTGGCCCGCCTCCGATCGTGAACGGCGCTGCCTGCTGCCGGTCGACGACTGA
- a CDS encoding enoyl-CoA hydratase/isomerase family protein, giving the protein MAVSDAELTVEVTGTVATVTIHHPARRNAMTPGMWRQLPVLLDGLEGDPAVRSVVLTGAGGTFCAGADLGDLDELLDAGDASIAVAAEDRLAAFAKPTVAAIRGACVGGGCQLAVACDLRLAADDARFGVPPARLGLVYPAPTTRRLARLVGPSTAKFLLFTSELVDAERALRVGLVDEVLPGDGLADRVAAITAAIGERSQLTVAAAKEIVDGRADDDRVAWWHGQVRASGEAREGVTAFAERRPPRFGWAPPVR; this is encoded by the coding sequence GTGGCGGTGTCGGACGCGGAGCTGACCGTCGAGGTGACCGGCACGGTCGCGACGGTGACGATCCACCACCCGGCGCGCCGCAACGCCATGACCCCCGGCATGTGGCGGCAGCTGCCGGTGCTCCTCGACGGCCTGGAGGGCGACCCGGCGGTGCGGTCGGTCGTGCTCACCGGAGCGGGCGGCACCTTCTGCGCCGGCGCGGACCTCGGCGACCTGGACGAGCTGCTCGACGCCGGGGACGCCAGCATCGCCGTGGCGGCGGAGGACCGGCTGGCGGCCTTCGCCAAGCCGACGGTGGCCGCGATCCGCGGGGCCTGCGTGGGCGGCGGCTGTCAGCTCGCCGTGGCCTGCGACCTGCGCCTCGCCGCCGACGACGCCCGTTTCGGTGTCCCGCCGGCCCGGCTCGGGCTGGTCTACCCGGCGCCGACCACCCGGCGGCTGGCTCGGCTGGTCGGGCCGTCCACCGCGAAGTTCCTGCTGTTCACGAGCGAACTGGTCGACGCCGAGCGGGCGCTGCGGGTCGGCCTCGTCGACGAGGTGCTGCCGGGCGACGGCCTGGCGGACCGGGTCGCGGCGATCACCGCCGCGATCGGCGAACGCTCCCAACTCACGGTCGCCGCCGCGAAGGAGATCGTCGACGGCCGCGCCGACGACGACCGGGTCGCCTGGTGGCACGGGCAGGTCCGGGCCAGCGGCGAGGCCCGGGAGGGCGTCACCGCGTTCGCCGAGCGTCGCCCGCCCCGGTTCGGTTGGGCCCCGCCGGTCCGCTGA
- a CDS encoding M4 family metallopeptidase: protein MKRPLAAVGAALLASGLVTGVASAAPATPLAAPAPDSPAARAATVLRTNPGAVQGTDAESYQVHSTRVDANGAGHTRYTRTYRGLRVLGGDFVIHTGADGGFAGSSVGLTAPLTLGTTAKVRATVAKRAARAEFAGTITKVGTPELIVDASSGTGRLAWETVITGWQPDGQTPSRFHVISDATTGTLIGAYDEIEAIAGTGTGVYGGTVALDTTLAATTYQLIDPSHGNGSTCDMNNGTAGCTIVTDTDNRWGGTDARQRAAVDAHYGAAVTFAYFRDVHGRHGVFGDGRGVPSRVHYGQNYSNAFWDGSRMTYGDGVDNANPLVSLDIAGHEMAHGVTDNVVPGGLVYSGESGGLNEATSDIFGTAVEFHAANAADPGDYLIGEKININGDGTPLRYMHNPALDGASDNCWSPSTRFADVHYSSGVANHFFFNLAEGTGSTPYGTSTPCGSAPGVTKIGRVKAERIWWRALDVYFTSTTSYVDSANPANTARAYTLRAATDLYGACSTEYRAVQAAWTSVNVAGTDVACGTSSHFSVTLSPTAGAVNPGGAATTTVSTATTNGSPQTVTLSATGLPAGATASFTPATVTSGASSTLTLSTSPATPPGVYHVTVNGTAGGTTRSATYTLTVNGSGGTCTSPGQKLGNPGFESGATGWAQTFGVVGQHTAQPARSGSWSAWLNGYGTSRVDTLTQPVSLPTGCTTYTFRFWLHVDTAETSTGTAYDTLKVQVVSSSGTVLATLATYSNLDAAPGYAQRTFSLATYAGQTVTVKFAGTEDSSLQTSFVVDDTAVAVS from the coding sequence GTGAAAAGACCCCTGGCCGCCGTCGGTGCCGCCCTGCTCGCCAGTGGCCTGGTGACCGGCGTCGCCTCCGCGGCACCCGCCACACCCCTCGCCGCCCCCGCGCCGGACTCCCCGGCCGCCCGCGCGGCGACCGTGCTGCGGACCAACCCCGGGGCCGTGCAGGGGACCGACGCCGAGAGCTACCAGGTGCACAGCACCAGGGTGGACGCGAACGGCGCGGGCCACACCCGCTACACGCGAACGTACCGGGGGCTGCGGGTGCTCGGCGGCGACTTCGTCATCCACACCGGAGCCGACGGCGGCTTCGCCGGCTCCTCCGTCGGCCTGACCGCCCCGCTCACCCTCGGCACCACGGCGAAGGTCAGGGCGACCGTCGCGAAGCGGGCCGCCCGGGCCGAGTTCGCCGGGACGATCACGAAGGTGGGCACTCCGGAACTGATCGTCGACGCCAGCTCCGGCACGGGCCGGCTGGCCTGGGAGACCGTGATCACCGGCTGGCAGCCCGACGGTCAGACCCCGTCGCGGTTCCACGTCATCTCCGACGCCACCACGGGCACGCTCATCGGTGCGTACGACGAGATCGAGGCGATCGCCGGCACCGGCACCGGCGTCTACGGCGGCACCGTCGCCCTCGACACGACGCTGGCGGCGACCACCTACCAGCTGATCGACCCGTCGCACGGCAACGGCTCCACCTGCGACATGAACAACGGCACGGCCGGCTGCACCATCGTCACCGACACCGACAACAGGTGGGGCGGCACCGACGCGCGTCAGCGGGCCGCGGTCGACGCCCACTACGGTGCCGCCGTCACGTTCGCCTACTTCAGGGACGTCCACGGCCGCCACGGTGTCTTCGGTGACGGGCGGGGCGTGCCCAGCCGGGTGCACTACGGCCAGAACTACTCGAACGCCTTCTGGGACGGCTCCCGGATGACCTACGGCGACGGCGTGGACAACGCCAACCCGCTGGTGTCGCTGGACATCGCCGGGCACGAGATGGCCCACGGCGTCACCGACAACGTGGTGCCGGGCGGGCTCGTCTACTCCGGCGAGAGCGGTGGCCTGAACGAGGCCACCAGCGACATCTTCGGCACCGCCGTGGAGTTCCACGCGGCCAACGCCGCCGACCCGGGCGACTACCTGATCGGCGAGAAGATCAACATCAACGGCGACGGTACGCCGCTGCGCTACATGCACAACCCGGCGCTGGACGGCGCCAGCGACAACTGCTGGTCGCCGAGCACCAGGTTCGCCGACGTGCACTACTCGTCCGGCGTGGCCAACCACTTCTTCTTCAACCTGGCCGAGGGCACCGGCAGCACCCCCTACGGCACCTCGACGCCGTGCGGTTCCGCCCCGGGCGTCACCAAGATCGGGCGGGTGAAGGCCGAGAGGATCTGGTGGCGGGCGCTGGACGTCTACTTCACCTCCACCACGTCGTACGTCGACTCCGCCAACCCGGCGAACACCGCGCGGGCGTACACCCTGCGGGCCGCCACCGACCTCTACGGTGCCTGCTCCACCGAGTACCGGGCCGTGCAGGCGGCGTGGACCTCGGTGAACGTCGCCGGCACCGACGTCGCCTGCGGCACCAGCAGCCACTTCTCGGTGACCCTGTCGCCCACGGCCGGCGCCGTGAACCCGGGCGGTGCCGCCACGACCACGGTGTCCACGGCCACCACCAACGGCTCCCCGCAGACCGTGACGCTGTCGGCGACCGGCCTGCCCGCCGGGGCGACCGCCTCCTTCACCCCGGCCACGGTCACCTCGGGTGCCTCGTCCACGTTGACCCTGAGCACCAGCCCGGCCACCCCGCCCGGCGTCTACCACGTAACCGTCAACGGCACGGCGGGCGGAACCACCCGCTCGGCGACGTACACGCTGACCGTGAACGGCTCCGGCGGGACCTGCACCAGCCCCGGGCAGAAGCTCGGCAACCCGGGCTTCGAGTCCGGCGCGACCGGCTGGGCGCAGACCTTCGGGGTCGTCGGGCAGCACACCGCCCAACCCGCCCGCAGCGGAAGCTGGAGCGCCTGGCTGAACGGCTACGGCACCTCCCGGGTCGACACCCTCACCCAGCCGGTGAGCCTGCCCACCGGCTGCACCACCTACACGTTCCGCTTCTGGTTGCACGTCGACACCGCCGAGACCAGCACCGGCACCGCGTACGACACGCTCAAGGTGCAGGTGGTCAGCTCCTCCGGGACGGTGTTGGCGACCCTGGCCACGTACTCGAACCTGGACGCCGCCCCCGGCTACGCCCAGCGCACCTTCTCGCTGGCCACGTACGCCGGGCAGACCGTGACCGTGAAGTTCGCCGGCACCGAGGACTCCTCCCTGCAGACGTCCTTCGTGGTCGACGACACGGCGGTGGCCGTCTCCTGA
- a CDS encoding ASCH domain-containing protein — translation MSDLPKAEFAFPGPLRDQLVAAILSGAKTSTTGLLIEYERDGDPLPVAGARSVVVDSDDRPVAVIEVTGVRVVRLADVDLAHARDEGEGYASVARWRAGHEGFWHGSEFRAYLGDPEFTVDDDTYAVLERFRVVERL, via the coding sequence ATGTCCGACCTGCCGAAGGCCGAGTTCGCCTTCCCCGGCCCGTTGCGGGACCAACTGGTCGCCGCGATCCTGTCCGGTGCCAAGACGTCCACCACCGGGCTGCTGATCGAGTACGAGCGCGACGGCGACCCGCTGCCCGTGGCGGGCGCGCGGTCGGTGGTGGTCGACTCGGACGACCGACCGGTCGCGGTGATCGAGGTGACCGGGGTGCGGGTCGTCCGGCTCGCCGACGTCGACCTGGCGCACGCCCGGGACGAGGGTGAGGGGTACGCCTCGGTGGCCCGGTGGCGGGCCGGGCACGAGGGCTTCTGGCACGGGTCCGAGTTCCGGGCGTACCTGGGTGACCCGGAGTTCACCGTGGACGACGACACGTACGCCGTGTTGGAGCGGTTCCGGGTGGTCGAGCGCCTCTGA
- a CDS encoding VOC family protein, whose translation MHLLVQIADGRPCRHRCRRASRRRGPGQQIWISSPGRAGRSVLGMTINAITHSALYVLDQDEALDFYVGKLGFEVNTDQDLGFMRWLRSASPATAAARSCWRSRARRPWTRRPPSRSANFSPRARSADGSA comes from the coding sequence ATGCACCTGCTGGTGCAGATCGCCGACGGTCGCCCGTGCCGGCACCGGTGCCGACGTGCTTCACGAAGGCGTGGACCAGGCCAGCAGATTTGGATAAGCAGCCCCGGCCGGGCCGGCCGTAGCGTCCTGGGCATGACGATCAACGCGATCACCCACTCCGCCCTCTACGTCCTCGACCAGGACGAGGCCCTCGACTTCTACGTCGGCAAGCTGGGCTTCGAGGTGAACACCGACCAGGATCTCGGCTTCATGCGCTGGTTGAGGTCAGCGTCCCCGGCGACCGCAGCCGCGAGATCCTGCTGGAGAAGCCGGGCCCGCCGGCCCTGGACCCGGAGACCGCCGAGCAGGTCCGCGAACTTCTCACCAAGGGCGCGCTCAGCGGATGGCTCTGCCTGA